In Carassius carassius chromosome 19, fCarCar2.1, whole genome shotgun sequence, a single genomic region encodes these proteins:
- the LOC132094698 gene encoding zinc-binding protein A33-like — protein sequence MLKTVDYTPVTFNPNTAHCNIILSEDLTSGRYSDEEKTPENPEQFDMFACVLCSQGFDSGSYCWDVEVETQAGSSE from the exons ATGCTGAAAACTGTTGATTACA CTCCTGTGACCTTTAACCCTAACACTGCTCACTGTAATATCATCCTGTCTGAGGATCTGACCAGTGGGAGATACAGTGATGAGGAAAAGACTCCTGAGAATCCAGAGCAATTCGACATGTTCGCATGTGTTCTGTGCTCACAGGGCTTTGACTCTGGCTCTTACTGCTGGGATGTTGAAGTTGAAACACAGGCTGGTTCCTCAGAGTGA